A DNA window from Aureibaculum sp. 2308TA14-22 contains the following coding sequences:
- a CDS encoding Ppx/GppA phosphatase family protein, which translates to MKIKKYAAIDIGSNAVRLLVANVIEKENSTAQYRKSSLVRVPVRLGADSFTVGTISKNSINRMINTMKAFKLLMDVHGVEKYKACATSAMREAENGQEVVEKIHKETGVNIDIINGKTEAAIISATDLNELILGKKSYLYVDVGGGSTEITLFSKGKVIASKSFKLGTVRQIDKEINKKIKMWVEEHSAGISKIALIGSGGNINKIFKMSGRPEGKPLSYIYMKAHYKFLKQMTYEQRITELGLNPDRADVIIPASKIYLNAMKWSGASTIFVPKIGLADGIIKALHLGKLEE; encoded by the coding sequence TTGAAAATAAAAAAATATGCCGCTATCGATATTGGTTCAAATGCGGTTAGGTTATTGGTTGCCAATGTAATTGAAAAAGAAAATTCAACTGCACAATATAGAAAATCGTCTCTTGTGCGAGTACCGGTTAGACTGGGAGCCGATTCATTTACGGTCGGTACAATTTCCAAAAACAGTATCAATCGTATGATAAATACCATGAAAGCCTTTAAACTACTTATGGATGTTCATGGTGTCGAAAAATACAAAGCATGTGCAACTTCAGCCATGCGAGAGGCAGAAAACGGACAAGAAGTAGTTGAAAAAATACACAAGGAAACGGGCGTAAATATTGACATTATTAATGGTAAAACGGAAGCTGCCATAATTTCAGCGACAGATTTAAACGAACTGATTTTAGGTAAAAAGTCCTATTTATATGTTGACGTGGGAGGTGGTAGTACTGAAATTACATTATTTAGTAAAGGTAAAGTTATAGCTTCTAAGTCCTTTAAATTGGGTACGGTTAGACAAATTGATAAAGAAATCAATAAGAAAATTAAAATGTGGGTTGAAGAGCATAGTGCTGGTATATCAAAAATAGCTTTGATTGGTTCTGGTGGTAATATTAATAAAATATTTAAGATGTCAGGTAGACCTGAAGGTAAACCCCTTTCGTATATATACATGAAGGCTCATTATAAGTTTTTAAAACAAATGACCTATGAGCAAAGAATAACGGAGTTGGGTTTAAACCCTGACCGTGCTGATGTAATTATCCCTGCGAGTAAAATTTATTTGAATGCCATGAAATGGAGTGGAGCTTCAACTATTTTTGTTCCTAAAATAGGATTAGCAGATGGCATTATTAAGGCATTGCACTTAGGGAAACTAGAAGAATAA
- a CDS encoding SixA phosphatase family protein encodes MKTLYIVRHAKSSWEYPSTKDIDRPLKERGINDAYLISKVLQKKVKCPDVFLSSCANRALHTGMIFSYTFNYPLANLQISKALYSFSDGYLIKTVMALDDGFKSAIVFSHDHGINTFVNKFGSEPISHVPTCGVIGIKFDTKHWKNIKKGKTFLIEFPKFHK; translated from the coding sequence ATGAAAACACTCTATATTGTTCGTCACGCAAAATCTTCTTGGGAATATCCATCTACAAAAGATATAGACAGACCTCTTAAAGAAAGAGGCATAAATGATGCCTATTTAATTTCCAAAGTGTTACAAAAGAAGGTAAAATGTCCTGACGTTTTTTTATCGAGTTGTGCAAATAGAGCTTTGCATACAGGAATGATATTCAGCTATACCTTTAACTATCCATTGGCAAACTTACAAATCAGTAAAGCCTTATATAGTTTTAGTGATGGTTACCTTATCAAAACCGTAATGGCTTTGGACGACGGATTTAAATCTGCCATTGTTTTTAGCCATGACCATGGTATTAATACCTTTGTAAATAAATTTGGTAGCGAACCAATCAGTCATGTTCCTACTTGTGGTGTAATAGGTATTAAATTTGACACTAAACATTGGAAAAACATTAAAAAAGGAAAAACATTTTTAATAGAGTTTCCAAAATTTCATAAATAA
- the hemH gene encoding ferrochelatase — translation MKKGILLVNLGSPDSTKVKDVRKYLDEFLMDERVIDIPRWKRYLLIKGIILNTRPKKSAKAYKKIWWKEGSPLVVISERFAKKVAEKLDVPVVLGMRYGSMSIEKGIAELERKGIQEILLVPLYPHYAMSSFETVVEKAKEINRKNYPTIKMDVLPAFYNHPNYIEVMSSNLKQHLSDFDYDHILFSYHGIPERHIYKSDTTNSHCKIDDSCCNTGSKAHRTCYRHQCFETTKGIVKTLGLKEGTYSDSFQSRLLKDPWLKPYTDFELERLAKEGIKNLAVITPAFVADCLETLEEIAMEGEHQFKSAGGEKYKHIPCLNDNDDWVDVMVNWVNEWVGEPVTL, via the coding sequence ATGAAGAAAGGAATTTTATTAGTCAATCTTGGCTCTCCAGATAGTACCAAAGTAAAGGATGTTAGAAAATATTTGGATGAATTTTTAATGGACGAACGTGTTATTGACATTCCACGATGGAAAAGATACTTACTGATAAAAGGTATTATTTTAAATACGCGACCAAAAAAATCTGCCAAGGCCTATAAAAAAATTTGGTGGAAAGAAGGATCGCCCTTGGTGGTAATTTCAGAGCGTTTTGCTAAAAAAGTGGCCGAAAAACTCGATGTTCCGGTTGTTTTGGGAATGCGATACGGTTCTATGAGCATTGAAAAGGGTATTGCCGAACTAGAGCGTAAAGGTATTCAAGAAATTTTATTAGTACCGTTATACCCTCATTATGCTATGTCTTCATTTGAAACTGTAGTAGAAAAGGCTAAGGAAATCAATAGAAAAAACTATCCCACCATAAAAATGGATGTGCTACCTGCGTTTTACAATCATCCTAATTATATTGAAGTAATGAGCAGCAATCTGAAACAACATTTATCAGATTTCGATTACGACCATATTTTGTTTTCCTATCACGGTATTCCCGAAAGGCATATTTACAAATCAGATACTACAAATTCGCATTGTAAAATAGATGACTCTTGCTGTAATACAGGCTCAAAAGCACATAGAACCTGTTATAGACATCAATGTTTTGAAACCACAAAAGGTATTGTAAAAACTTTGGGGCTCAAAGAAGGAACGTACAGCGATTCTTTCCAGTCACGATTATTAAAAGACCCATGGCTAAAGCCTTACACCGATTTTGAATTGGAACGTTTGGCTAAAGAAGGCATTAAAAATCTCGCAGTAATTACACCTGCTTTTGTAGCGGACTGCCTAGAAACGCTAGAAGAAATTGCTATGGAAGGCGAACATCAGTTTAAAAGTGCTGGAGGTGAAAAATACAAACACATACCCTGTCTAAACGATAATGACGATTGGGTTGATGTAATGGTAAATTGGGTTAATGAATGGGTTGGTGAGCCGGTTACACTTTGA
- a CDS encoding sodium:solute symporter gives MQPFHILLLIAGYFGVLILISFLTGKSATNETFFKANNKSPWYVVAFGMIGASLSGVTFISVPGMIGGQQFAYMQGVFGFLVGYLLIAFILLPLYYKMNVTSIYQYLEQRFGKVSYKTGAFFFLLSRVTGASFRLFLVALAMQYIVFEQMGVPFWLTVVISIVLIWVYTFKGGIKTIVWTDTLQTLTMLSAVGLAIYLINDKMDWTYLEFLQTDAFAEKGRIFFFDDPNSTTYFWKYFIGGIFITIAMTGLDQDMMQKNLTCKNNGDAQKNMISMSILLVIVNFFFLSLGALLFIYAENLGISIPEVDGRTRTDLLFPEIAMNQDLGTPLAVVFIIGLIAAAYSSADSALTSLTTSISVDFLGIEKRQKEEQIPLRKKVHVGVSLLLIIVVIIFNYLPGNVVSNLFKFATFTYGPLLGLFVFGIFTKHQIKDKYAWIVAILAITISFGLTYLPESVIGKYQFHWEILPLNGLITFIGLWLIRKKEIVTS, from the coding sequence ATGCAACCTTTTCATATTCTCCTTTTAATTGCTGGCTACTTTGGTGTTTTAATTTTGATTTCTTTTCTTACAGGAAAGTCAGCTACCAATGAAACCTTTTTTAAAGCGAATAATAAATCGCCTTGGTACGTAGTGGCTTTTGGTATGATAGGAGCTTCACTGTCTGGCGTTACTTTTATTTCTGTACCAGGCATGATTGGCGGGCAACAGTTTGCATATATGCAGGGTGTTTTTGGTTTTTTAGTAGGCTATTTGCTTATTGCATTTATTTTACTTCCGCTATATTACAAAATGAACGTCACCTCTATTTATCAATATTTAGAACAACGTTTTGGTAAGGTAAGTTATAAAACAGGAGCATTTTTCTTTTTACTTTCTAGAGTTACGGGTGCATCTTTTCGATTATTTTTGGTCGCCCTAGCCATGCAATATATCGTATTTGAACAAATGGGCGTTCCATTTTGGCTGACAGTAGTCATTTCAATTGTGCTGATTTGGGTGTACACATTTAAAGGCGGTATTAAAACCATTGTGTGGACGGACACTCTGCAAACCTTAACGATGCTTTCTGCGGTTGGTTTGGCAATCTACCTCATTAACGATAAAATGGATTGGACCTATTTAGAGTTTTTACAAACCGATGCCTTTGCCGAAAAAGGAAGAATTTTCTTTTTTGACGACCCAAATAGTACTACTTACTTTTGGAAATATTTTATAGGCGGTATATTTATAACCATTGCCATGACAGGTTTAGACCAAGATATGATGCAGAAAAACCTCACCTGCAAAAACAATGGCGACGCTCAAAAGAACATGATTTCGATGTCCATATTACTGGTTATTGTTAATTTTTTCTTTTTATCGTTAGGTGCATTACTTTTCATTTATGCGGAAAATTTAGGTATCAGTATTCCCGAAGTAGATGGCAGAACCAGAACCGATTTGCTATTCCCAGAAATTGCCATGAATCAAGATTTAGGCACACCCCTAGCCGTTGTATTTATTATCGGATTGATTGCCGCTGCCTATTCAAGTGCAGATAGTGCTCTAACTTCATTGACCACATCAATATCCGTGGATTTTTTAGGTATTGAAAAGCGGCAAAAAGAGGAACAAATACCATTACGCAAAAAAGTACACGTTGGTGTATCACTTTTGTTGATTATTGTAGTAATCATTTTCAATTATCTTCCTGGTAATGTGGTAAGTAACCTTTTTAAATTCGCAACTTTTACCTATGGACCTTTGTTGGGCTTATTCGTTTTCGGTATCTTTACAAAACATCAAATTAAGGACAAGTATGCTTGGATAGTAGCAATATTAGCTATAACCATTAGTTTCGGACTGACCTACTTACCTGAAAGTGTTATTGGAAAATATCAATTTCATTGGGAAATTTTACCGCTTAACGGATTAATTACTTTTATAGGATTGTGGCTTATCCGAAAGAAAGAAATAGTAACTTCGTGA
- a CDS encoding CopD family protein: MNYLYLKSLHIIFITTWFAGLFYIIRLFIYYKEAEDKPELEQGILQKQYKLMIKRLWYIITWPSAILTFIFASWLLYNQPIWLSTTWMWIKLGFVLLLYLYHFSCQHMVNQVEKGHLKYSAFGLRIWNEVATILLFAIVFLVVLKNSLSWVFGTLGIIGVSVLLMLGIKLYKRIRDKKNWDKE, encoded by the coding sequence GTGAACTACCTCTACCTCAAATCATTACACATTATTTTTATAACCACATGGTTTGCAGGGCTGTTTTATATTATTAGATTATTTATTTACTACAAAGAAGCCGAAGATAAGCCTGAATTGGAACAGGGCATACTGCAAAAACAGTATAAACTGATGATAAAAAGGCTGTGGTACATTATAACTTGGCCCTCAGCAATCCTTACATTTATTTTTGCCTCTTGGTTACTTTACAATCAACCTATTTGGCTATCAACCACATGGATGTGGATTAAATTAGGTTTTGTATTATTGTTATATCTTTATCATTTTTCCTGCCAGCATATGGTCAATCAAGTTGAAAAAGGACATTTAAAATATTCAGCTTTTGGATTACGAATCTGGAACGAAGTGGCTACCATTCTACTTTTTGCTATCGTATTTTTAGTAGTGTTAAAAAATTCTTTGAGCTGGGTTTTTGGTACGTTAGGTATAATTGGCGTTTCTGTTTTATTAATGTTGGGAATTAAACTCTATAAAAGAATTAGAGATAAGAAAAATTGGGATAAAGAATAA
- a CDS encoding TraB/GumN family protein: MKKIILISLMFSFTVLSAQQKYQSLLWKISGNNLEKDSYLYGTMHVSSKVAFRLDDVFYKSLEKSEVVALESDPTEWLENSYEMINAGMSYYGGRNYYNKDFYAVLFELPFPQKLALRSAIRVDNSLVNNYLYRKQLGSDNFEEETYLDMFIYQAGKKNHKPVVGLEDFNESRYLVTKASYNAMKKQQDTWLRKLYETKPMYTLTEDAYRDRNLDLLDSIGEATNTEHFRKYMLYQRNENMVNVLDTLMNRKSVFTGIGAAHLPGENGVIEMLRRKGYTVTPLSSRRTSVATTMKNKLESTFVEPTLKKESTPDNFLSILSFDKLLELNFFNQKYYVATDMANGGYLAITRMNTFDYLNTNGSTKIDLDDIDHLLYEDIPGKIIKKELLTSPYPGISILNKTKKNDYQKYHIYKTPLEIVIIKLGGKGDYALKHADSVFNSIVFRPISNKHIEFSPSFGKYSIKIPENYSSESFDIAGKNLIHAYDDNGYYFLQEVPLHDVNYIEEDQFEAEYIHKAFYKNLKLKQDHGKDISNKYATYQSEAILDSVSNVKLALKSIVKDEIYYLLGYVGKDTTSGINYFNSFTLKDIIYKDEFKQVQDTALYFTVKTNTKPPFPMNFYGGGVKEKPYQAKTKTTQYSSKTNENISIKRTKYHDLQMFANIDSLWSDVDKSYAYRFKLTNKQKKKENGLYTYSFLAKDSLSAKRVRIKNILKKGVLFELKTMEDSLSTSSKFVETFYNTFIPLDTLLGKDVFENKVGDYFKALKNKDSIADNAHYLINFTEKDVDAMISMLKTYKFSKDEKYAKGYIIRELSDLKSEKTSPFLKQLYIESYSEPETQIDIIKALIDKKNSESYQLVLDLLEKDFPIGNYSMNTIFDSPYKKDSLRLKKKLFPELLKYSSIREYKKPIYSLLSRLKDSSLIKPKIYKKYKAQLLNDAKIELKRSLTDRNSYSNSNATESLLGYYVNLLYPFKEDSNIKQFYSKLLESNDVNALSDYYVLLKSERLSIPKKLNDKTIGKIENISVLIDKLKVNKLLPKVLETEEFQQKYAQSKLFSTAYYDKEKDKISFFKKEKIIIDEKTIDVYFFKLKNLNDYGNTDWLYYIAFEKKDTSIKTKPYYITANRGVMLNDTKTDNELVKEALNLIKYKKRKRLNPNQYNDISAGIHY; this comes from the coding sequence ATGAAAAAAATCATTCTTATATCCTTAATGTTTTCTTTTACGGTGCTTTCCGCACAACAAAAATATCAAAGCCTGCTTTGGAAAATATCAGGGAATAACCTTGAAAAAGATTCTTATTTATATGGAACCATGCACGTAAGTAGTAAAGTTGCTTTTCGTTTAGACGATGTTTTTTACAAATCGTTAGAAAAAAGTGAAGTTGTGGCTTTAGAGTCTGATCCCACAGAATGGCTAGAAAATAGTTACGAAATGATAAATGCAGGAATGTCTTATTACGGTGGTCGTAATTATTATAATAAGGATTTTTATGCCGTTTTATTTGAATTGCCCTTTCCGCAAAAACTAGCCCTTAGAAGTGCTATACGTGTAGACAATTCATTGGTTAATAATTACCTGTACAGAAAGCAGCTGGGTTCTGATAATTTTGAAGAAGAAACATATTTAGATATGTTTATCTATCAAGCGGGTAAAAAGAATCATAAACCAGTCGTGGGTCTTGAAGATTTTAACGAATCGCGTTATTTGGTTACAAAGGCAAGTTACAATGCCATGAAAAAGCAACAAGACACGTGGTTGCGAAAGCTGTATGAAACAAAACCAATGTATACACTTACAGAAGATGCGTATAGAGATAGAAATTTAGATTTACTGGATTCTATTGGTGAAGCTACAAATACCGAGCATTTTAGAAAATACATGTTATACCAGCGGAATGAAAATATGGTTAACGTTTTAGACACACTAATGAACCGTAAATCTGTTTTTACGGGTATAGGTGCGGCACATTTGCCTGGAGAAAACGGAGTAATAGAAATGCTGAGAAGAAAAGGATATACCGTTACTCCCTTAAGCTCAAGAAGAACTTCCGTGGCAACGACAATGAAAAATAAATTGGAATCAACTTTTGTTGAGCCAACATTAAAAAAAGAGTCGACCCCAGATAATTTTTTAAGTATTCTAAGTTTTGATAAGTTATTAGAATTGAATTTTTTTAATCAAAAATATTATGTTGCTACCGATATGGCCAATGGCGGATATTTGGCAATAACAAGAATGAACACTTTTGATTATCTAAATACAAACGGAAGTACTAAAATTGATTTGGACGACATCGACCATTTACTGTATGAAGACATTCCAGGAAAAATCATCAAAAAAGAACTATTAACCTCGCCTTATCCTGGTATCAGCATTTTAAACAAAACCAAAAAGAACGACTATCAGAAATACCATATATACAAAACACCATTAGAAATAGTAATCATTAAGTTAGGTGGTAAAGGCGACTATGCTTTAAAACATGCCGATTCCGTTTTTAACTCGATCGTTTTCCGACCGATTTCAAATAAACATATTGAGTTTTCGCCAAGTTTTGGAAAGTACTCGATTAAAATACCGGAAAATTACAGTTCAGAAAGTTTTGATATTGCAGGTAAAAACTTGATTCATGCCTATGACGATAACGGATATTACTTTTTGCAAGAAGTACCATTGCACGATGTTAATTATATTGAAGAGGATCAGTTTGAAGCAGAATACATACACAAAGCTTTTTATAAAAACTTAAAATTAAAACAAGATCACGGAAAAGATATTTCTAATAAATATGCTACTTATCAATCTGAAGCTATTTTAGATTCTGTAAGCAATGTGAAGCTAGCCTTAAAAAGTATTGTTAAAGACGAGATTTATTATTTATTGGGTTATGTTGGAAAGGATACAACCAGTGGTATTAATTATTTTAATTCATTTACACTAAAAGATATTATTTATAAAGATGAATTTAAACAAGTACAGGATACTGCTCTTTACTTTACGGTAAAAACAAATACCAAACCACCATTTCCTATGAATTTTTACGGTGGAGGCGTAAAAGAGAAACCTTACCAAGCAAAAACAAAAACTACGCAATACAGTTCTAAAACCAATGAGAACATTAGTATCAAGCGAACTAAATATCACGATTTACAAATGTTCGCCAATATTGATAGTTTATGGAGTGATGTAGATAAATCATATGCCTACAGATTTAAGTTGACAAACAAACAAAAGAAAAAGGAAAATGGGCTTTATACCTATTCTTTTTTGGCAAAAGACAGTTTAAGTGCAAAACGTGTTAGAATAAAAAACATACTTAAAAAAGGAGTATTGTTTGAACTGAAAACTATGGAAGACAGTTTAAGCACTTCCTCAAAATTCGTTGAAACTTTTTACAATACATTTATCCCTTTAGATACACTTTTAGGCAAGGACGTTTTTGAAAATAAAGTTGGCGATTATTTTAAAGCACTTAAAAATAAGGATAGCATTGCCGACAATGCTCATTATCTGATAAATTTTACAGAAAAAGATGTTGATGCAATGATTTCTATGTTAAAAACATATAAATTCTCTAAAGACGAAAAATATGCTAAAGGATATATTATACGTGAATTGTCGGACTTAAAAAGTGAAAAAACATCACCATTTTTAAAGCAGTTATACATAGAATCATATAGCGAACCGGAAACGCAGATTGATATTATAAAAGCATTAATCGATAAGAAAAACAGTGAATCATATCAGTTGGTATTGGATTTATTGGAGAAAGATTTTCCAATAGGTAATTATTCAATGAATACTATTTTTGATAGCCCGTATAAAAAAGATTCTTTACGTTTAAAAAAGAAATTGTTTCCAGAGCTTTTAAAATACTCTAGCATAAGAGAATATAAAAAACCAATTTATAGCTTATTGTCTAGACTTAAAGATAGTAGTTTAATTAAACCAAAAATTTATAAAAAATACAAAGCACAACTTTTAAATGATGCTAAAATTGAATTAAAACGAAGCCTTACCGATCGAAATTCATACAGCAATTCCAACGCTACTGAATCGTTATTGGGCTATTATGTTAATCTATTATACCCTTTTAAAGAGGATAGTAATATTAAACAATTCTATTCTAAGCTTTTAGAAAGTAACGATGTAAATGCCTTGAGCGATTACTATGTATTGTTAAAGTCCGAAAGGTTATCCATACCAAAAAAATTGAACGACAAAACGATCGGTAAAATAGAAAATATTAGTGTTTTGATTGATAAGCTGAAGGTGAACAAGCTATTGCCAAAAGTTTTAGAAACTGAAGAGTTTCAACAAAAATATGCTCAATCCAAGTTATTTTCAACTGCCTATTATGATAAAGAGAAAGATAAAATTTCTTTCTTTAAAAAAGAAAAGATAATAATTGATGAGAAAACTATAGATGTGTATTTTTTCAAATTGAAAAATCTGAATGATTATGGCAACACAGATTGGTTGTATTATATTGCTTTTGAAAAGAAAGATACTAGCATAAAAACAAAGCCCTATTATATAACGGCAAACAGGGGCGTCATGTTAAACGATACTAAAACTGATAATGAATTGGTTAAGGAGGCATTGAATTTGATTAAGTATAAAAAGAGAAAGCGATTGAACCCTAATCAATATAACGATATTTCTGCAGGTATTCATTATTAA
- a CDS encoding four helix bundle protein encodes MKTSDLENRVINFSVLIINICDNLKTSYASNYYGNQLIRSSGASALNYGEARSAESPKDFVHKMGICLKELRESYNCLRIIDKANLYKGNQNKMEEVLDENNQLISIFVTSIKTSKNNNSKVKNR; translated from the coding sequence ATGAAAACAAGCGATTTAGAAAATAGAGTTATTAATTTTTCGGTTCTTATTATTAACATTTGTGACAATCTTAAAACCAGTTATGCGTCTAATTATTATGGAAATCAACTGATTAGATCTTCTGGAGCATCTGCTCTAAATTACGGCGAAGCAAGGAGTGCCGAATCACCAAAAGATTTTGTTCATAAAATGGGAATTTGTTTAAAAGAACTAAGAGAGAGTTATAATTGTTTACGCATTATAGATAAAGCCAACCTTTATAAAGGGAATCAAAATAAAATGGAAGAAGTGTTGGATGAAAACAACCAATTGATTTCAATTTTTGTTACAAGCATAAAGACATCAAAAAACAATAATTCAAAAGTCAAAAATCGTTAA
- the recR gene encoding recombination mediator RecR encodes MNFSSKLLENAVNEVSQLPGIGKRTALRLVLHLLKQPKERTTYLTEALQHLTEKVKLCKRCHNISDMEICEICANNNRNETVICVVEDIRDVMAIESTAQFRGMYHVLGGKISPIEGVGPQNLTIDSLVSKVREGTIKEIIFALSPTMEGDTTNFYIYKQLEDLDINVSTIARGIAVGNELEYADEITLGRSILNRIPFEGSLKQG; translated from the coding sequence ATGAATTTTTCTTCAAAACTATTGGAAAATGCTGTAAATGAAGTGTCTCAATTACCTGGAATTGGTAAGCGTACAGCTCTTCGTTTAGTGCTACATTTACTAAAGCAACCTAAAGAACGTACAACTTATTTAACGGAGGCTTTACAACATTTAACGGAGAAAGTTAAGCTGTGCAAAAGGTGTCATAATATTTCTGATATGGAGATTTGTGAAATTTGTGCCAATAACAATAGGAACGAAACGGTAATTTGTGTTGTTGAAGATATACGTGATGTGATGGCTATTGAAAGTACAGCTCAATTTAGAGGAATGTATCACGTATTGGGTGGAAAAATATCGCCAATTGAGGGTGTTGGCCCTCAAAATTTGACTATTGACAGTTTGGTATCTAAAGTACGAGAAGGTACAATTAAAGAAATTATTTTTGCCTTAAGTCCAACCATGGAAGGCGATACTACCAATTTTTATATTTACAAGCAATTGGAAGATTTAGATATAAATGTTTCTACCATTGCCAGAGGAATTGCTGTAGGTAATGAACTGGAATATGCCGATGAAATTACCTTAGGGAGAAGTATCTTAAATAGAATTCCTTTTGAGGGGAGTTTGAAACAGGGGTAA
- a CDS encoding 3-keto-disaccharide hydrolase, translating to MLKLKNLVLAVIAFGVISCSNKNTKKEPQWQSLFNGKDLEGWVPKFYHHDLGDNYANTFRVKDGAIQVNYDGYTEFNDRYGHLFFNKSFSSYHLKFEYRFTDQWMKDAASYTYRNSGVMFHSQDPKTILKEQNWPISVEYQILAEETEGVSRPTGNMCSPGTEVFVDDKMDPRHCVQSTSKTYKWNEWVKGELIVYSDSLVIHKVNGKEVLKYTKPQIGGGTANGFDPKIKIDGKPLTEGYIGLQAEGQGVEFREIKIKEFL from the coding sequence ATGCTTAAGTTAAAAAACCTGGTACTTGCTGTAATCGCTTTTGGTGTTATTTCTTGTAGTAATAAGAATACTAAAAAAGAGCCGCAATGGCAATCTCTTTTTAATGGTAAGGATTTAGAAGGTTGGGTGCCTAAATTTTATCATCACGATCTTGGAGATAATTACGCCAACACGTTTAGAGTAAAAGATGGTGCTATTCAAGTTAACTATGACGGCTATACCGAATTTAATGACCGTTATGGACACCTTTTTTTCAACAAATCGTTTTCATCGTATCATTTAAAGTTTGAATATCGTTTTACAGACCAATGGATGAAAGATGCAGCATCATATACCTATAGAAATAGTGGTGTTATGTTTCATTCTCAAGATCCTAAAACCATTTTAAAAGAGCAAAACTGGCCCATTTCTGTAGAATACCAAATCTTAGCTGAAGAAACAGAAGGAGTGAGCAGACCAACTGGTAATATGTGCTCACCTGGAACCGAAGTCTTTGTTGATGACAAAATGGATCCAAGGCATTGTGTGCAATCTACTTCTAAAACGTATAAATGGAATGAGTGGGTAAAAGGAGAGTTAATTGTTTATAGTGACTCCTTAGTGATACATAAAGTAAATGGAAAAGAGGTCTTAAAATATACTAAGCCCCAAATAGGTGGCGGAACAGCCAATGGTTTTGACCCTAAAATTAAAATTGATGGAAAACCCTTAACCGAAGGTTATATTGGTTTGCAAGCAGAAGGACAAGGAGTGGAGTTTAGAGAGATAAAAATAAAAGAGTTTTTGTGA
- the pdxH gene encoding pyridoxamine 5'-phosphate oxidase yields MEKDLSNYRETYKKDDLLKKNTPENPIELFRDWFLVADNDDSVHEANAMNIATIGLDGFPKNRVVLLKKFTWEGFIFYTNYNSEKGKAILNNPNICLSFFWPGLERQIIIKGKAEKLAKNLSDGYFESRPDGSKLGAWASDQSEVVASREELDKALKTYETKFEGKQIPRPEHWGGFLVKPVSIEFWQGRPNRMHDRIRYTLDNEFNWKKERLAP; encoded by the coding sequence ATGGAAAAAGATCTAAGTAATTACAGAGAAACATATAAAAAGGACGATTTACTTAAAAAAAATACTCCAGAAAACCCTATTGAATTATTTAGAGATTGGTTTTTGGTTGCCGATAACGATGATAGCGTACATGAAGCCAACGCCATGAATATTGCCACTATCGGTTTGGATGGTTTTCCTAAGAACAGAGTGGTATTGCTTAAAAAGTTTACTTGGGAAGGTTTTATTTTTTATACCAATTATAATTCTGAAAAAGGAAAAGCAATTTTAAATAATCCTAACATTTGTTTGTCTTTTTTTTGGCCTGGGCTTGAACGACAGATTATTATAAAGGGCAAAGCAGAGAAACTGGCTAAAAACCTATCCGACGGTTATTTTGAATCGCGACCAGATGGAAGCAAATTAGGTGCTTGGGCATCCGACCAAAGTGAAGTTGTAGCATCTCGAGAGGAACTGGACAAAGCATTAAAGACTTACGAAACCAAGTTCGAAGGCAAGCAAATTCCACGTCCTGAGCATTGGGGAGGTTTTTTGGTAAAGCCTGTAAGCATCGAATTTTGGCAAGGTCGCCCTAACCGTATGCATGATAGAATCAGATATACATTAGATAATGAATTTAATTGGAAAAAAGAACGATTAGCACCATAA